In the genome of Nonomuraea sp. NBC_00507, the window GCGGTGCGGAACTTGGCGCCGCCATCGATCACCAGCCCGACCAGCGCGGTCAAGGCGATCATGAAGATCACCGCAGCGAGCGTGATCGATCCCCGCTGGCCCGTTTCGCGATAGCGGCTGCGTCTCATGGAGTGCCCCGGAATGGATCGACGGGCGAGGCAAAGGTTGCGGTGACGGTCACCGTGCCCGGCATGCCGGGTAGCAGGAGGCCACTGAGCGCGACGTCACAGGTGACGTCGGCGTTCACGGTCGCGTTGGTGCCGATGGCGCGCGACAGGCCGGAGGCGTCTACCTGCACTGTCGGTGAACAGTCCAGTCCTTGCTGGACCAGCGTGTCGGTGGCGCTGGCGGTGGCCGCGGCCTGCGCCTGGGCGGGGTCGCGGGCGATGGAGGCTTGGCGAGCGGCATCACGCGCCGCCGCTTCCACCGCGCTGTGCGCGAGACCCACCCGGCCGGCCGCGATGGCGAGGGCGAGGATCGCGACG includes:
- a CDS encoding TadE/TadG family type IV pilus assembly protein, translated to MTSHRERGNATLEAVMLAPALVAILALAIAAGRVGLAHSAVEAAARDAARQASIARDPAQAQAAATASATDTLVQQGLDCSPTVQVDASGLSRAIGTNATVNADVTCDVALSGLLLPGMPGTVTVTATFASPVDPFRGTP